In Paenibacillus sp. BIC5C1, a genomic segment contains:
- a CDS encoding GNAT family N-acetyltransferase has product MNYSNVKSDRSEAQPLLRPARIEDAAQVIPLLYQAIGDIAYSLAGEGVHEKAMQILQQFYVQEDNRISYRNITVMEQNEQVAGILVAYDGGEADRLDQPILDRPGRSTDEKYTLVKETRPGEYYLDTLSVSEAYQGQGIGKALMAAFEQQGRELGHSQVSLIVERDNGRALMLYERQGYIKDEVIVIAGHEYNHMVKPIQR; this is encoded by the coding sequence ATGAATTATTCCAATGTGAAGTCGGACCGTAGTGAGGCGCAGCCTCTGTTGAGACCTGCTCGCATAGAAGATGCGGCACAAGTCATCCCTCTGCTTTATCAGGCGATTGGTGATATTGCTTATTCTCTGGCGGGTGAAGGGGTGCATGAGAAAGCGATGCAGATACTGCAGCAATTTTACGTGCAGGAAGACAATCGGATCAGTTATCGCAATATAACGGTAATGGAGCAGAACGAACAGGTCGCTGGAATACTGGTGGCATATGATGGCGGTGAAGCAGATCGTTTGGATCAGCCAATTCTGGATCGGCCTGGTCGGAGTACAGATGAGAAATATACGTTGGTCAAAGAAACCCGTCCCGGGGAGTATTATCTGGATACTCTCTCCGTAAGCGAAGCGTATCAGGGGCAGGGGATCGGCAAGGCATTGATGGCTGCTTTTGAGCAGCAGGGCAGGGAACTGGGACACTCACAGGTGTCCCTCATTGTTGAACGTGACAATGGCCGGGCCTTGATGCTGTACGAACGGCAGGGCTATATCAAGGATGAAGTGATTGTCATTGCTGGACATGAGTATAACCATATGGTCAAGCCAATTCAACGATAG